In one Paracoccus everestensis genomic region, the following are encoded:
- the ggt gene encoding gamma-glutamyltransferase, translating into MTLPFVCEKRPASGSQGVVVTNAPMGTMAGSEMLAIGGNAVDAAVAALLTLTVVEPMMVGIAGGGIAHLRLADGRHVVFDALSVAGQNARPDMFTPVSDVPDRYMDTKGRRNTIGPSAVAVPGNLRGWYLMQRRYGRLPWADVVEPAIRVAARGFVVSPYLHGAIIEHGNDLRADPEMARMLLPDGAPLDPGSRLVMNDYAESLRLIQAQGDAALHGGDLGRALADRLADDGHVTLADLTAASAIERQAITGTYRGHVIVGPPPPASSGVHIVQMLNMLEPHDLRTMGFGSPETMGLMAQAIALAFEDRRAASGDPDFVDVPVDRFTSKDYARQRMPYESRDTTHVTVADADGTIVSATHTINGLWGACFMVPGTGIIPNNYMLNYDPRPGRALSIVPGKRVPTSMAPMMVLRDGQPVYALGLPGGLRIFPSAMQAIVNLIDHNMTLQQAVEAPRLWTEGHHLELEPAYAFQAEAMRARGHDVRLVKTIGGGMNAIGFAPDGTMTGAGCWRADGTVMAQGGGLARPGIRFVI; encoded by the coding sequence ATGACCTTGCCATTTGTTTGTGAAAAGCGCCCGGCATCGGGATCGCAGGGGGTCGTGGTGACGAACGCCCCCATGGGCACCATGGCGGGGTCCGAGATGCTGGCCATTGGCGGCAACGCCGTGGATGCGGCGGTTGCGGCGCTGCTGACCCTGACGGTGGTAGAGCCGATGATGGTCGGCATCGCGGGTGGCGGCATCGCGCATCTGCGGCTGGCTGACGGACGCCATGTCGTATTCGACGCGCTGTCGGTGGCGGGGCAGAACGCCCGGCCCGATATGTTCACGCCGGTATCGGATGTGCCCGACAGGTATATGGACACCAAGGGGCGGCGGAACACGATAGGGCCGTCCGCCGTCGCAGTGCCGGGCAACCTGCGCGGCTGGTATCTGATGCAGCGCCGATACGGGCGGCTGCCTTGGGCCGATGTGGTGGAACCTGCCATCCGCGTCGCGGCGCGGGGATTTGTGGTCAGCCCCTATCTGCACGGCGCGATCATCGAACACGGGAATGACCTGCGCGCGGACCCTGAAATGGCGCGGATGCTGCTGCCCGATGGCGCGCCGCTGGACCCGGGGTCGCGCCTGGTAATGAACGATTACGCCGAAAGCCTTCGGCTGATCCAAGCCCAGGGCGACGCGGCCCTGCATGGCGGCGATCTGGGCCGCGCCCTGGCGGACCGGCTGGCCGACGACGGTCACGTCACGCTGGCCGACCTGACTGCGGCAAGCGCCATCGAAAGGCAGGCGATCACCGGCACCTATCGCGGCCATGTCATCGTCGGCCCGCCGCCGCCTGCATCCTCGGGCGTTCACATTGTGCAGATGCTGAATATGCTGGAACCCCACGACCTGCGGACAATGGGTTTTGGCAGCCCCGAAACGATGGGCCTGATGGCGCAAGCGATCGCCCTTGCGTTCGAGGATCGCCGCGCCGCATCAGGCGATCCCGACTTTGTCGATGTGCCGGTGGACCGCTTCACGTCCAAGGATTACGCCCGCCAGCGGATGCCATACGAAAGCCGCGACACGACCCATGTGACGGTGGCCGACGCGGATGGCACCATCGTCAGCGCGACGCATACGATCAACGGGCTGTGGGGTGCCTGCTTCATGGTGCCGGGGACGGGGATCATTCCCAACAACTATATGTTGAACTATGACCCCCGGCCGGGGCGGGCGCTGTCGATCGTGCCGGGCAAGCGGGTGCCGACATCCATGGCACCAATGATGGTGCTGCGTGACGGGCAGCCGGTCTATGCGCTTGGCCTTCCGGGCGGCCTGAGGATTTTTCCGTCGGCCATGCAGGCCATCGTCAACCTGATCGACCACAACATGACCCTGCAACAGGCGGTCGAGGCGCCGCGTTTGTGGACCGAAGGCCATCACCTGGAACTGGAGCCTGCCTATGCGTTCCAAGCCGAGGCCATGCGCGCCAGGGGCCATGACGTGCGGCTGGTCAAGACCATCGGCGGCGGCATGAATGCCATCGGCTTTGCCCCCGACGGCACCATGACCGGGGCAGGCTGCTGGCGGGCGGACGGCACCGTCATGGCGCAGGGCGGCGGGCTGGCCCGCCCCGGCATTCGTTTCGTAATCTGA
- the cysW gene encoding sulfate ABC transporter permease subunit CysW, which translates to MNALAPAALAPRPDRGTARLLIGLAVALTLFIVVVPLIYILWRALSEGFAVFAQNILAPDTLHAIWLTSVVAVITLPVNLAIGISAAWLIARFTFPGRKLLLTIIELPFSISPIIAGVCYLLLYGRQGLLGPVLAAGDIKILFALPGIVLVTLFVTGPFVAREVLPLMQAQGSEQEQAALTLGASGWQIFRRVTLPNIRWALLYGAVLATARAVGEFGAVSVVSGAIRGQTNTLPLQIELLFNDLNTAGAFAAASTLTLIALIVLVLKTIIEGRTR; encoded by the coding sequence ATGAACGCGCTAGCCCCCGCAGCCCTTGCCCCCCGCCCCGATCGCGGCACCGCACGGCTGCTGATCGGCCTGGCCGTGGCGCTGACGCTGTTCATCGTCGTCGTGCCGCTGATCTATATCCTTTGGCGCGCGCTGTCCGAAGGCTTTGCGGTCTTTGCCCAGAACATCCTGGCGCCCGACACGCTGCACGCGATCTGGCTGACCTCGGTCGTCGCCGTGATCACCCTGCCGGTCAACCTGGCCATCGGGATCAGCGCCGCGTGGTTGATCGCCCGCTTCACGTTCCCCGGTCGCAAGCTGCTGTTGACCATCATCGAGCTGCCGTTTTCCATCTCACCCATCATCGCCGGGGTCTGCTATTTGCTGCTTTACGGCCGGCAAGGGTTGCTTGGCCCCGTCCTTGCGGCGGGCGACATCAAGATCCTGTTCGCGCTGCCCGGCATCGTCCTCGTGACGCTGTTCGTGACCGGTCCTTTCGTTGCCCGAGAGGTTCTGCCCCTGATGCAGGCCCAGGGGTCGGAACAGGAACAGGCGGCTCTCACATTGGGCGCGTCCGGCTGGCAGATCTTCCGTCGGGTGACGCTGCCCAATATCCGCTGGGCGCTGCTTTATGGCGCGGTGCTTGCAACGGCGCGGGCAGTGGGGGAATTCGGCGCAGTTTCGGTCGTATCGGGCGCAATCCGGGGGCAGACGAACACCCTGCCCTTGCAGATCGAGCTGCTGTTCAACGACCTGAATACCGCCGGCGCCTTTGCCGCCGCATCGACCCTGACCCTGATCGCCCTCATCGTGTTGGTCCTGAAAACCATCATCGAGGGACGGACGCGCTGA
- a CDS encoding branched-chain amino acid ABC transporter permease codes for MAGKSEPIATEQIAIHPRAGQVQLVLLAIIAAALLLAPQFLYPIFLMKLLAFGLFAAAFNLLLGYTGLLSFGHATFFGGAAYFTAHAVKVWGWPPEAGILLGVLGAAALGLVMGAIAIRRQGIYFAMITLALSQMFFFFCLQAGFTHGEDGIQSVPRGTLFGIFDLSQPMTMYYFVLAVFILGMLIIWRFVNSPFGMILKSIRENEQRAISLGYSVSRYKLGAFVMSAALAGLAGGVKALIFQFATLTDVAWQMSGEVILMTLLGGIGTLAGPVVGAGLVVTLQNYLATSDFPVTIITGVVFMVCVLVFRRGLIGEFFASKLGRKLGFRSES; via the coding sequence ATGGCCGGCAAATCCGAACCCATCGCGACTGAACAGATCGCCATCCACCCCAGGGCCGGGCAAGTCCAGCTTGTCCTGCTGGCCATCATCGCGGCCGCGCTGCTGCTGGCGCCGCAGTTCCTGTATCCGATCTTCCTGATGAAACTGCTGGCCTTCGGGCTGTTCGCCGCGGCCTTCAACCTGCTGCTGGGCTATACGGGGCTTCTGTCCTTTGGCCATGCCACCTTCTTCGGGGGCGCGGCCTATTTCACCGCACACGCGGTCAAAGTCTGGGGCTGGCCGCCCGAGGCGGGCATCCTGCTGGGCGTTCTGGGCGCTGCTGCCCTGGGCCTGGTCATGGGTGCCATCGCCATCCGCCGCCAGGGCATCTATTTCGCGATGATCACGCTTGCCTTGTCGCAGATGTTCTTTTTCTTCTGCCTGCAAGCAGGCTTTACCCATGGCGAGGATGGCATCCAGTCCGTCCCGCGCGGCACCCTGTTCGGCATCTTCGACCTGAGCCAGCCGATGACCATGTATTACTTTGTCCTGGCCGTGTTCATCCTGGGGATGCTGATCATCTGGCGCTTCGTCAACTCGCCTTTCGGGATGATCCTGAAATCAATTCGCGAAAACGAACAGCGCGCGATCTCGCTGGGCTATTCGGTCAGCCGCTACAAGCTGGGGGCCTTCGTGATGTCGGCGGCGCTGGCCGGCTTGGCAGGGGGCGTCAAGGCGCTGATCTTCCAGTTCGCGACACTGACCGACGTGGCCTGGCAGATGTCGGGCGAAGTGATCCTGATGACCCTGCTGGGCGGCATCGGCACGCTGGCGGGGCCGGTTGTCGGCGCGGGTCTGGTGGTGACGCTGCAGAACTATCTCGCCACCTCGGACTTTCCGGTAACGATCATCACGGGCGTGGTCTTCATGGTCTGCGTGCTGGTCTTCCGGCGCGGTCTGATCGGCGAATTCTTCGCCAGCAAACTGGGCCGCAAGCTGGGCTTCAGGTCGGAAAGCTGA
- a CDS encoding 2-hydroxyacid dehydrogenase has product MTKLVLLDPTAPERLDRLRPFLPPGWVLTTAASRTPQDQLAALQGASFAITGDMPVTGAMMASPGLRAVHKWGVGYDGIDLDAAKRHVVRVLRTTGSNAVAVAETTLGLILAVNRNIVRGHVGILNGGWPKGQVAPSSITLSGRTVGIVGMGCIGKALVRLLRAFGCTILYTKRNPLPSAEEADLNARFAPLDELLTASDVVTLNCDLNDSTRNLIDARRLALMKPDAILVNAARGGVLVEADLAQALREGRLRGAGIDVFSVEPITPDNSLLGLDRVVLTPHLGALDANGFAPSVTRMMDNLLAVQNGTPPRDMDILV; this is encoded by the coding sequence ATGACCAAGCTTGTCCTTCTCGACCCCACGGCCCCCGAACGGCTGGACCGTCTCCGCCCCTTCCTGCCTCCGGGATGGGTGCTGACCACAGCAGCCTCTCGCACGCCCCAGGACCAGCTTGCCGCGCTGCAAGGCGCCAGCTTTGCAATCACCGGCGATATGCCCGTGACCGGGGCGATGATGGCCAGCCCCGGGCTGCGGGCAGTTCATAAATGGGGCGTGGGCTATGACGGGATCGACCTGGACGCCGCGAAACGGCACGTGGTGCGGGTCTTGCGGACCACCGGATCGAATGCGGTTGCGGTGGCCGAAACGACGCTGGGCCTGATCCTGGCCGTGAACCGCAACATCGTGCGCGGCCATGTGGGCATTTTGAATGGGGGCTGGCCCAAGGGGCAGGTCGCCCCCAGTTCCATCACCCTGTCGGGTCGCACGGTGGGCATCGTCGGCATGGGCTGCATCGGCAAGGCATTAGTCCGGCTGCTGCGCGCCTTTGGCTGCACGATCCTGTACACCAAGCGAAACCCGCTGCCTTCGGCCGAGGAAGCGGACCTGAATGCCCGCTTTGCGCCCTTGGACGAGCTGCTGACGGCGTCCGATGTCGTGACGCTGAATTGCGACCTGAACGACAGCACCCGGAACCTGATCGACGCCCGCCGCCTGGCGCTGATGAAGCCCGACGCAATCCTGGTCAACGCCGCGCGGGGCGGGGTTCTGGTCGAAGCCGACCTGGCCCAGGCGCTCCGCGAGGGCCGGCTGCGCGGTGCCGGGATCGACGTCTTCTCGGTCGAGCCGATCACGCCTGACAATTCGCTGCTGGGCCTGGACCGGGTTGTCCTGACCCCGCATCTGGGGGCGTTGGATGCAAACGGCTTTGCGCCGTCTGTCACGCGGATGATGGACAACCTGCTGGCGGTGCAGAACGGCACGCCGCCGCGCGACATGGACATTCTGGTCTGA
- a CDS encoding sigma-54-dependent transcriptional regulator, whose amino-acid sequence MTGLVRLVDDDEDLRAVQVQTLKMAGLQVEDFSLAADALKGMTRDYPGVVLSDVRMPGMDGLQFFGHLHAIDADLPVILLTGHGDVPMAVAALKAGAYDFLTKPVARDGLLAALNRALSARALVLENRDLRQASHDASGSFPELSGSSEVMAHLRAALDRVAGAGGSALLTGPDGAGKLVLARAIHRQGPRRARSFVHLACDALDDARFEADLLGSEAPGPRGTRQTGQLERAQRGVLFLDRVDGLSPSMQARLAAVLEAGEFWPTGAAAPRPTDVQLLASTSADLARLAADGRFDTRLFYRLSGTVLPVPSLAERREDIPALYRHFLLAACARLDRPAPAMTGAVKARLSGHGWPGNLPELRGFAESQALGVTPFDAQGNNDAPGLADLVAAYEAELIRDALRLAGGNATAAMGRLQLPRKTFYDKLARHGIRPTDFRR is encoded by the coding sequence ATGACGGGACTGGTCCGGCTGGTGGACGATGACGAGGATTTGCGCGCGGTCCAAGTGCAGACCCTGAAAATGGCGGGTTTGCAGGTCGAGGATTTCAGCCTTGCCGCCGATGCCCTGAAAGGGATGACGCGCGATTATCCGGGCGTCGTTCTGTCCGATGTGCGAATGCCCGGGATGGATGGGCTGCAATTCTTCGGCCACCTGCACGCCATCGACGCGGATCTGCCTGTGATCCTGCTGACCGGGCATGGGGACGTGCCGATGGCGGTGGCCGCGCTGAAGGCAGGGGCTTATGATTTCCTGACCAAGCCCGTGGCGCGCGACGGGCTGCTGGCCGCGCTGAACCGCGCCTTGTCGGCCCGCGCACTGGTGCTGGAAAACCGCGACTTGCGGCAGGCCAGCCACGACGCATCGGGCAGCTTTCCCGAACTGTCCGGCAGCAGCGAGGTGATGGCCCATCTGCGCGCAGCCCTGGACCGCGTGGCCGGCGCGGGGGGCAGCGCCCTGCTGACCGGACCTGACGGCGCGGGCAAGCTGGTCCTGGCCCGCGCCATCCACCGCCAAGGCCCGCGCCGCGCCCGCAGTTTCGTGCATCTGGCTTGCGACGCCCTGGACGATGCACGTTTTGAAGCCGACCTGCTGGGCAGCGAAGCGCCGGGACCGCGCGGCACCCGGCAGACGGGCCAGTTGGAACGGGCGCAGCGTGGGGTGTTGTTCCTGGACCGCGTGGATGGGCTGTCGCCCTCCATGCAGGCGCGGCTGGCCGCGGTGCTGGAGGCAGGTGAGTTCTGGCCCACCGGCGCCGCCGCGCCGCGCCCGACGGATGTGCAGCTTCTGGCCTCGACCAGCGCCGATCTTGCGCGGCTGGCGGCGGATGGCCGGTTCGACACGAGACTGTTCTATCGCCTGTCGGGCACGGTGCTGCCCGTCCCGTCGCTGGCAGAGCGTCGAGAGGACATCCCGGCGCTGTATCGCCATTTCCTGCTGGCTGCCTGTGCGCGGCTGGATCGGCCAGCGCCCGCGATGACGGGCGCGGTCAAGGCGCGGCTGTCGGGGCATGGCTGGCCGGGCAACCTGCCAGAACTGCGGGGATTTGCCGAAAGCCAGGCTCTTGGCGTGACGCCCTTTGATGCGCAGGGCAACAACGATGCACCGGGATTGGCCGATCTGGTGGCCGCATACGAGGCCGAACTGATCCGTGATGCCCTGCGGCTGGCGGGCGGGAATGCAACGGCTGCGATGGGACGGCTGCAACTGCCGCGAAAGACGTTTTACGACAAGCTGGCCCGGCACGGGATCAGGCCCACGGATTTCCGGCGCTGA
- a CDS encoding ATP-binding protein, with protein sequence MAGWFAMLTALALLVLVPAATFWAIRAGALEDLRNEGLAAAQSRALTLESILDRQRAVVAILADDAMVKSILRGSAREGRDAVSAKLERLGAETQSAVLYLLDADGRTIAASNWNQPDSFVGHDYSFRNYFRQAHPTAMEFALGTVSGQPGLYLSHDVRDGAAVLGVVVVKVQFDALESAWARSPNATHVTEGDGRVIITTDPARRFAVAVPPAPDSLPITLPVRGTRWTVTMLVPLREVQQTAGYAAGAAGLAVLLLLAMADQARRSRLRSVRKAAADRSYRAELERAVTERTRDLSEEMRERQAAQARLSQMQADLVQANKLATMGQITAGVAHEINQPLATIRLLAENAQVMQPCGPASDNLTRIARMTDRIGQITDQLRGFARKATGQVTAVPLRPVIEASLLLTASRRKAGDIAIHLPDMPEGLAVMGEQVRLEQILVNLLTNAFEAQEGCPDPWIRIEVGARGDRVVVTVADNGPGISPDVMKQLFAPFATGKAQGLGLGLVISRDIARDFGGELTADEPVLGRGAAFHLTLRKAA encoded by the coding sequence GTGGCGGGATGGTTTGCGATGCTGACGGCCTTGGCATTGCTGGTCCTGGTTCCGGCCGCAACCTTCTGGGCTATCCGCGCAGGCGCGTTAGAGGATCTGCGCAATGAAGGGCTTGCCGCAGCTCAGTCACGTGCCCTGACGCTGGAAAGCATCCTTGACCGGCAGCGCGCGGTTGTCGCCATCCTGGCCGACGACGCCATGGTCAAGTCCATCCTGCGCGGATCGGCGCGCGAAGGGCGCGATGCGGTATCGGCCAAGCTGGAGCGCCTGGGGGCCGAGACGCAAAGCGCGGTCCTGTATCTGCTGGATGCCGATGGCCGGACCATTGCCGCGTCGAACTGGAACCAGCCGGACAGTTTCGTGGGGCACGATTACAGCTTTCGCAATTATTTCCGCCAAGCGCATCCCACGGCGATGGAATTCGCGCTTGGCACCGTCAGCGGGCAGCCGGGGCTGTACCTGTCCCACGATGTGCGCGACGGCGCGGCGGTTTTGGGGGTCGTGGTTGTCAAGGTGCAATTCGATGCGCTCGAGTCAGCCTGGGCGCGCAGCCCGAACGCCACCCATGTGACCGAAGGCGACGGCCGCGTCATCATCACGACGGATCCCGCGCGCCGCTTTGCGGTCGCGGTTCCGCCGGCGCCTGACAGCCTGCCCATCACCCTGCCGGTCCGGGGGACGAGATGGACCGTGACCATGCTGGTCCCGCTGCGCGAGGTCCAGCAGACGGCAGGCTATGCCGCAGGCGCGGCAGGCTTGGCGGTGCTGCTGCTGCTGGCAATGGCCGATCAGGCCCGCCGGTCGCGCCTGCGGTCAGTTCGAAAGGCTGCGGCCGACCGCAGCTATCGTGCGGAACTTGAACGCGCGGTGACTGAGCGCACCCGCGACCTGTCCGAGGAGATGCGCGAACGTCAGGCTGCACAGGCAAGGCTGTCGCAAATGCAGGCCGATCTGGTCCAGGCCAATAAGCTGGCAACGATGGGCCAGATCACCGCAGGCGTCGCGCACGAGATCAACCAGCCACTGGCGACGATCCGGCTGCTGGCGGAAAACGCACAGGTCATGCAGCCATGCGGTCCTGCAAGCGACAACCTGACCCGCATTGCCCGCATGACCGACCGGATCGGCCAGATCACCGACCAGCTTCGCGGCTTTGCCCGCAAGGCGACTGGTCAGGTCACCGCCGTTCCTCTGCGCCCAGTGATCGAGGCGTCCTTGCTGCTGACCGCCAGTCGCCGCAAGGCTGGGGACATCGCCATCCACCTTCCCGATATGCCGGAAGGACTGGCCGTCATGGGCGAACAGGTCCGGCTGGAACAGATCCTGGTCAACCTTCTGACCAATGCCTTCGAGGCCCAGGAAGGCTGCCCCGATCCGTGGATCCGTATCGAGGTCGGTGCACGGGGGGATCGCGTCGTGGTGACGGTTGCCGACAACGGACCCGGCATATCGCCAGATGTGATGAAACAACTGTTCGCGCCCTTTGCGACCGGCAAGGCGCAGGGGCTTGGCCTTGGCCTCGTCATTTCCCGCGACATCGCCCGCGATTTCGGCGGCGAATTGACGGCGGATGAACCGGTCCTAGGCCGCGGGGCGGCGTTTCACCTGACGCTGAGGAAAGCCGCATGA
- a CDS encoding dicarboxylate/amino acid:cation symporter, translating into MQLDTSAHPMAHEKRPFYRHLYFQVIIAIAAGALLGHFYPQTGEALKPLGDGFIKLVKMIIAPVIFLTIVTGLAGMGSLRGVGSVVGKAFTYFLTFSTLALIVGLIVANVIQPGSGMNIDPASLDSSTVATYTEKAHETSLTGFVMDIIPTTLVSAFVEGNILQVLFVAILFGIGLILVGDKGKPVLNILESASFAIFRVVDILMKAAPIGAFGAFAFTIGKYGIASIMNLAMLVGTFYLTSALFVIVILGTVCMVNGFSIFRLISYLKAEILLVLGTSSSESALPSLMEKMEKAGCARPVVGLVVPTGYSFNLDGTNIYMTLAALFIAQATNTDLSLQQQVLLLLVAMLSSKGAAGVTGAGFITLAATLSVVPTVPVAGMALILGVDRFMSECRSITNFIGNAVATVVVSRWHGALDRERFDAVMGGQDPEDFIVPAPGLAMAPAGLQLGERSAD; encoded by the coding sequence ATGCAGTTGGACACTTCCGCGCATCCCATGGCCCATGAAAAACGGCCGTTCTATCGTCACCTTTACTTCCAGGTCATCATCGCCATCGCGGCGGGCGCCCTGCTGGGTCATTTCTATCCCCAAACGGGCGAGGCACTGAAGCCCCTGGGCGACGGCTTCATCAAGCTGGTCAAGATGATCATTGCCCCGGTCATCTTCCTGACCATCGTCACCGGCTTGGCGGGCATGGGATCGCTGCGCGGCGTTGGGTCCGTCGTGGGCAAGGCTTTCACCTATTTCCTGACCTTCTCGACCCTGGCTCTGATCGTGGGGCTGATCGTAGCCAACGTGATCCAGCCAGGTTCGGGAATGAACATCGACCCGGCATCCCTGGATTCCTCTACCGTGGCGACCTATACCGAAAAGGCGCATGAAACATCGCTGACCGGGTTTGTCATGGACATCATCCCGACCACGCTGGTGTCGGCCTTTGTCGAAGGCAACATCCTGCAGGTGCTGTTCGTCGCGATCCTGTTCGGCATCGGCCTGATCCTAGTGGGCGACAAGGGCAAGCCCGTGCTGAACATCCTGGAATCGGCCAGCTTTGCGATCTTCCGCGTGGTGGACATCCTGATGAAGGCAGCCCCCATCGGCGCCTTTGGTGCCTTTGCCTTTACCATCGGCAAATACGGCATCGCGTCGATCATGAACCTGGCGATGCTGGTGGGCACGTTCTACCTAACCTCGGCGTTGTTCGTGATCGTGATCCTGGGCACCGTGTGCATGGTCAACGGGTTCTCGATCTTCCGGCTGATTTCCTATCTGAAGGCGGAAATCCTGCTGGTCCTGGGAACGTCGTCGTCGGAATCCGCCCTGCCCTCGCTGATGGAAAAGATGGAAAAGGCAGGCTGCGCACGTCCCGTAGTGGGCCTTGTCGTGCCGACCGGCTACAGCTTCAACCTGGATGGCACCAACATCTACATGACGCTGGCCGCGCTGTTCATCGCACAGGCGACGAACACCGACCTCTCGCTGCAACAGCAGGTGCTGCTGCTGCTGGTCGCGATGCTGTCGTCCAAGGGTGCGGCGGGCGTCACGGGTGCGGGCTTCATCACGCTGGCCGCCACGCTGTCGGTGGTGCCGACCGTGCCTGTCGCCGGGATGGCGCTGATCCTGGGCGTGGACCGCTTCATGTCGGAATGCCGGTCGATCACCAACTTCATTGGCAATGCGGTTGCGACCGTGGTCGTCAGCCGCTGGCATGGCGCGCTGGACCGCGAACGGTTCGATGCCGTGATGGGCGGGCAGGATCCGGAAGACTTCATCGTTCCCGCCCCGGGGCTGGCCATGGCGCCCGCCGGCCTGCAGCTGGGTGAACGCAGCGCCGACTGA
- a CDS encoding GMC family oxidoreductase, producing MESYDYIVIGAGSAGCVLANRLSADPRTRVLLLEAGGRDNYHWIHIPVGYLYCIGNPRTDWGFRTQAEEALGGRQLLYPRGRVLGGSSSINGMIYMRGQAADYDSWRQMGCTGWGWDDILPLFRDQEDFYRGADDAHGAGGELRVETARVRWAVLDAFMEAAEQAGIPRTEDFNRGDNEGSGYFDVTQRAGWRWSAAKAFLRPVLSRPNLRVLTGAEVERLVIEAGEVTGVAFHHGGQRREVRAMRETVLSAGAVGSVQILEQSGIGRGEVLQEAGITPQVEAAGVGENLQDHLQLRLVYKVHGVPTLNEKASRLLGKASIGLEYLLKRSGPMSMAPSQLGIFAKSGPDKATADLEFHVQPVSLDKFGDPVHAFPAMTASVCNLRPESRGSVHVTGPDFRAHPAIRPNYLSTPGDRDVAVRAIRLARKIAAQPAFTRFDPSEHVPGIAFQTDDDLVKAAGAVGTTIFHPVGTCRMGADDASVVDPRLRMRAVGRLRIADASVMPTIISGNTNAPVMMIAEKAARMMLEDARA from the coding sequence ATGGAAAGCTATGATTATATCGTCATCGGCGCGGGCAGCGCCGGTTGCGTTCTGGCCAACCGCCTGTCCGCCGATCCCAGGACGCGGGTCCTGCTGTTGGAGGCCGGGGGCCGCGACAATTACCACTGGATCCATATCCCGGTCGGATACCTGTATTGCATCGGCAATCCGCGCACAGATTGGGGATTTCGAACCCAGGCCGAGGAAGCGTTGGGCGGTCGCCAACTGCTCTATCCGCGTGGACGGGTGCTGGGCGGAAGTTCGTCGATCAACGGCATGATCTATATGCGCGGGCAGGCGGCGGATTATGACAGTTGGCGCCAGATGGGCTGCACCGGCTGGGGCTGGGACGACATCCTGCCCTTGTTCCGCGATCAGGAGGATTTCTATCGCGGCGCCGATGACGCGCATGGTGCGGGGGGCGAGCTGCGGGTGGAAACCGCGCGGGTCCGCTGGGCCGTCCTGGACGCCTTCATGGAGGCCGCCGAACAGGCAGGCATCCCGCGCACCGAGGATTTCAACCGGGGCGATAATGAAGGCAGCGGATATTTCGACGTGACCCAACGCGCCGGCTGGCGTTGGAGCGCGGCCAAGGCCTTTCTGCGCCCGGTCCTGTCCCGTCCGAACCTGCGGGTGCTGACCGGGGCCGAGGTCGAACGCTTGGTGATTGAAGCGGGCGAGGTCACGGGTGTCGCCTTTCACCATGGCGGGCAGCGGCGCGAAGTACGGGCCATGCGCGAAACCGTGCTGTCGGCAGGTGCCGTAGGGTCCGTGCAGATCCTGGAACAGTCGGGCATCGGGCGCGGCGAGGTGTTGCAGGAAGCGGGCATCACGCCGCAGGTTGAGGCGGCTGGGGTGGGTGAAAACCTGCAAGACCACCTGCAACTGCGCCTGGTCTACAAGGTGCATGGGGTGCCGACGCTGAACGAAAAGGCCTCGCGTCTGCTGGGCAAGGCATCCATTGGGCTGGAATACCTGCTGAAACGGTCCGGTCCCATGTCCATGGCACCCAGCCAGTTGGGCATCTTCGCGAAATCCGGCCCCGACAAGGCGACCGCGGATCTGGAGTTTCACGTCCAGCCCGTCAGCCTGGACAAGTTCGGCGATCCGGTCCACGCCTTCCCGGCCATGACCGCCAGCGTCTGCAACCTGCGGCCCGAAAGCCGGGGGTCGGTCCATGTCACCGGCCCGGACTTTCGCGCGCATCCGGCGATCCGACCCAATTACCTTTCGACCCCCGGCGACCGGGACGTGGCGGTCCGCGCCATTCGCCTGGCCCGCAAGATCGCGGCGCAACCGGCCTTTACGCGCTTTGACCCAAGCGAGCACGTCCCCGGCATCGCCTTCCAGACCGACGACGATCTGGTCAAGGCTGCGGGCGCGGTGGGCACGACGATCTTCCACCCGGTCGGCACCTGCCGGATGGGTGCGGACGACGCCTCGGTCGTGGACCCGCGCTTGCGGATGCGTGCGGTGGGGCGGTTGCGGATTGCGGATGCCTCGGTCATGCCGACAATCATCAGCGGCAACACCAATGCGCCGGTGATGATGATCGCGGAAAAGGCCGCTCGCATGATGCTGGAGGATGCGCGGGCTTGA